In Hippocampus zosterae strain Florida chromosome 3, ASM2543408v3, whole genome shotgun sequence, a genomic segment contains:
- the LOC127597958 gene encoding uncharacterized protein LOC127597958 isoform X7, translating to MENTNDQPLQSQMWLLNPLYCLRVRCNIHQMTKTIPNETTLRENCCDTAGPSNIHQMTKTIPNETTLRENCCDNAGPSNIHQMTKTIPNETTLQENCCDTAGPGNIHQMTKTIPNETTLRENCCNTAGPSNIHQMTKTIPNETTLQENCCGTAGPGNIHQMTKTIPNETTLQENCCDTAGPGNIHQMTKTIPNETTLQENCCDTAGPGNIHQMTKTTPKEATLLEPCCDTAGPSKIHQMTKTTPKEATLLEPCCDTAGPSKKKKKSSVIQAWLRVKPLLLRIEKSQRKWLSHLFRMPPGRLHEKVFREKEVRMIIRAN from the exons ATGGAGAACACAA ATGACCAGCCTTTACAGTCACAGATGTGGCTCCTCAACCCTCTGTACTGCCTCAGAGTCAGAtgcaacatacaccag atgaccaagacaatacccaatgagactactttaagagaaaactgttgcgatactgctggtccaagcaacatacaccag atgaccaagacaatacccaatgagactactttaagagaaaactgttgcgataatgctggtccaagcaacatacaccag atgaccaagacaatacccaatgagactactttacaagaaaactgttgcgatactgctggtccaggcaacattcaccag atgaccaagacaatacccaatgagactactttaagagaaaactgttgcaatactgctggtccaagcaacatacaccag atgaccaagacaatacccaatgagactactttacaagaaaactgttgcggtactgctggtccaggcaacatacaccag atgaccaagacaatacccaatgagactactttacaagaaaactgttgcgatactgctggtccaggcaacatacaccag atgaccaagacaatacccaatgagactactttacaagaaaactgttgcgatactgctggtccaggcaacattcaccag atgactaagacaacacccaaagaggcgactttacttgaaccctgttgtgatactgctggtccaagcaaaatacatcag atgaccaagacaacacccaaagaggcgactttacttgaaccctgttgtgatactgctggtccaagcaaaaaaaaaaaaaaaagctctgtcaTCCAAGCatggctcagagtcaagccgctgctCCTCCGCATTGAGAAGAGCCAGAGGAAGTGGCTCAGCCATCTGTTTAGGATGCCACCGGGACGCCTCCATGAAAAGGTGTTTCGG gAGAAAGAAGTGAGAATGATAATCCGTGCCAATTAA
- the LOC127597958 gene encoding uncharacterized protein LOC127597958 isoform X15, with the protein MENTNDQPLQSQMWLLNPLYCLRVRCNIHQMTKTIPNETTLRENCCDTAGPSNIHQMTKTIPNETTLQENCCGTAGPGNIHQMTKTIPNETTLQENCCDTAGPGNIHQMTKTIPNETTLQENCCDTAGPGNIHQMTKTTPKEATLLEPCCDTAGPSKIHQMTKTTPKEATLLEPCCDTAGPSKKKKKSSVIQAWLRVKPLLLRIEKSQRKWLSHLFRMPPGRLHEKVFRVCPTDQSPLKMTQDKLKSLSLSWLGNASGSPARAGVVWEGEV; encoded by the exons ATGGAGAACACAA ATGACCAGCCTTTACAGTCACAGATGTGGCTCCTCAACCCTCTGTACTGCCTCAGAGTCAGAtgcaacatacaccag atgaccaagacaatacccaatgagactactttaagagaaaactgttgcgatactgctggtccaagcaacatacaccag atgaccaagacaatacccaatgagactactttacaagaaaactgttgcggtactgctggtccaggcaacatacaccag atgaccaagacaatacccaatgagactactttacaagaaaactgttgcgatactgctggtccaggcaacatacaccag atgaccaagacaatacccaatgagactactttacaagaaaactgttgcgatactgctggtccaggcaacattcaccag atgactaagacaacacccaaagaggcgactttacttgaaccctgttgtgatactgctggtccaagcaaaatacatcag atgaccaagacaacacccaaagaggcgactttacttgaaccctgttgtgatactgctggtccaagcaaaaaaaaaaaaaaaagctctgtcaTCCAAGCatggctcagagtcaagccgctgctCCTCCGCATTGAGAAGAGCCAGAGGAAGTGGCTCAGCCATCTGTTTAGGATGCCACCGGGACGCCTCCATGAAAAGGTGTTTCGGGTATGTCCCACTGATCAGAGTCCCCTGAAGATGACCCAGGACAAGCTGAAAAGTCTGTCtctcagctggcttgggaatgcCTCAGGATCACCAGCAAGAGCTGGAGTTGTTTGGGAGGGTGAAGTCTGA
- the LOC127597958 gene encoding uncharacterized protein LOC127597958 isoform X12: MENTNDQPLQSQMWLLNPLYCLRVRCNIHQMTKTIPNETTLRENCCDNAGPSNIHQMTKTIPNETTLRENCCNTAGPSNIHQMTKTIPNETTLQENCCGTAGPGNIHQMTKTIPNETTLQENCCDTAGPGNIHQMTKTIPNETTLQENCCDTAGPGNIHQMTKTTPKEATLLEPCCDTAGPSKIHQMTKTTPKEATLLEPCCDTAGPSKKKKKSSVIQAWLRVKPLLLRIEKSQRKWLSHLFRMPPGRLHEKVFRVCPTDQSPLKMTQDKLKSLSLSWLGNASGSPARAGVVWEGEV; this comes from the exons ATGGAGAACACAA ATGACCAGCCTTTACAGTCACAGATGTGGCTCCTCAACCCTCTGTACTGCCTCAGAGTCAGAtgcaacatacaccag atgaccaagacaatacccaatgagactactttaagagaaaactgttgcgataatgctggtccaagcaacatacaccag atgaccaagacaatacccaatgagactactttaagagaaaactgttgcaatactgctggtccaagcaacatacaccag atgaccaagacaatacccaatgagactactttacaagaaaactgttgcggtactgctggtccaggcaacatacaccag atgaccaagacaatacccaatgagactactttacaagaaaactgttgcgatactgctggtccaggcaacatacaccag atgaccaagacaatacccaatgagactactttacaagaaaactgttgcgatactgctggtccaggcaacattcaccag atgactaagacaacacccaaagaggcgactttacttgaaccctgttgtgatactgctggtccaagcaaaatacatcag atgaccaagacaacacccaaagaggcgactttacttgaaccctgttgtgatactgctggtccaagcaaaaaaaaaaaaaaaagctctgtcaTCCAAGCatggctcagagtcaagccgctgctCCTCCGCATTGAGAAGAGCCAGAGGAAGTGGCTCAGCCATCTGTTTAGGATGCCACCGGGACGCCTCCATGAAAAGGTGTTTCGGGTATGTCCCACTGATCAGAGTCCCCTGAAGATGACCCAGGACAAGCTGAAAAGTCTGTCtctcagctggcttgggaatgcCTCAGGATCACCAGCAAGAGCTGGAGTTGTTTGGGAGGGTGAAGTCTGA
- the LOC127597958 gene encoding uncharacterized protein LOC127597958 isoform X1: MENTNDQPLQSQMWLLNPLYCLRVRCNIHQMTKTIPNETTLRENCCDTAGPSNIHQMTKTIPNETTLRENCCDNAGPSNIHQMTKTIPNETTLQENCCDTAGPGNIHQMTKTIPNETTLRENCCNTAGPSNIHQMTKTIPNETTLQENCCGTAGPGNIHQMTKTIPNETTLQENCCDTAGPGNIHQMTKTIPNETTLQENCCDTAGPGNIHQMTKTTPKEATLLEPCCDTAGPSKIHQMTKTTPKEATLLEPCCDTAGPSKKKKKSSVIQAWLRVKPLLLRIEKSQRKWLSHLFRMPPGRLHEKVFRVCPTDQSPLKMTQDKLKSLSLSWLGNASGSPARAGVVWEGEV, translated from the exons ATGGAGAACACAA ATGACCAGCCTTTACAGTCACAGATGTGGCTCCTCAACCCTCTGTACTGCCTCAGAGTCAGAtgcaacatacaccag atgaccaagacaatacccaatgagactactttaagagaaaactgttgcgatactgctggtccaagcaacatacaccag atgaccaagacaatacccaatgagactactttaagagaaaactgttgcgataatgctggtccaagcaacatacaccag atgaccaagacaatacccaatgagactactttacaagaaaactgttgcgatactgctggtccaggcaacattcaccag atgaccaagacaatacccaatgagactactttaagagaaaactgttgcaatactgctggtccaagcaacatacaccag atgaccaagacaatacccaatgagactactttacaagaaaactgttgcggtactgctggtccaggcaacatacaccag atgaccaagacaatacccaatgagactactttacaagaaaactgttgcgatactgctggtccaggcaacatacaccag atgaccaagacaatacccaatgagactactttacaagaaaactgttgcgatactgctggtccaggcaacattcaccag atgactaagacaacacccaaagaggcgactttacttgaaccctgttgtgatactgctggtccaagcaaaatacatcag atgaccaagacaacacccaaagaggcgactttacttgaaccctgttgtgatactgctggtccaagcaaaaaaaaaaaaaaaagctctgtcaTCCAAGCatggctcagagtcaagccgctgctCCTCCGCATTGAGAAGAGCCAGAGGAAGTGGCTCAGCCATCTGTTTAGGATGCCACCGGGACGCCTCCATGAAAAGGTGTTTCGGGTATGTCCCACTGATCAGAGTCCCCTGAAGATGACCCAGGACAAGCTGAAAAGTCTGTCtctcagctggcttgggaatgcCTCAGGATCACCAGCAAGAGCTGGAGTTGTTTGGGAGGGTGAAGTCTGA
- the LOC127597958 gene encoding uncharacterized protein LOC127597958 isoform X11 encodes MENTNDQPLQSQMWLLNPLYCLRVRCNIHQMTKTIPNETTLRENCCDTAGPSNIHQMTKTIPNETTLRENCCNTAGPSNIHQMTKTIPNETTLQENCCGTAGPGNIHQMTKTIPNETTLQENCCDTAGPGNIHQMTKTIPNETTLQENCCDTAGPGNIHQMTKTTPKEATLLEPCCDTAGPSKIHQMTKTTPKEATLLEPCCDTAGPSKKKKKSSVIQAWLRVKPLLLRIEKSQRKWLSHLFRMPPGRLHEKVFRVCPTDQSPLKMTQDKLKSLSLSWLGNASGSPARAGVVWEGEV; translated from the exons ATGGAGAACACAA ATGACCAGCCTTTACAGTCACAGATGTGGCTCCTCAACCCTCTGTACTGCCTCAGAGTCAGAtgcaacatacaccag atgaccaagacaatacccaatgagactactttaagagaaaactgttgcgatactgctggtccaagcaacatacaccag atgaccaagacaatacccaatgagactactttaagagaaaactgttgcaatactgctggtccaagcaacatacaccag atgaccaagacaatacccaatgagactactttacaagaaaactgttgcggtactgctggtccaggcaacatacaccag atgaccaagacaatacccaatgagactactttacaagaaaactgttgcgatactgctggtccaggcaacatacaccag atgaccaagacaatacccaatgagactactttacaagaaaactgttgcgatactgctggtccaggcaacattcaccag atgactaagacaacacccaaagaggcgactttacttgaaccctgttgtgatactgctggtccaagcaaaatacatcag atgaccaagacaacacccaaagaggcgactttacttgaaccctgttgtgatactgctggtccaagcaaaaaaaaaaaaaaaagctctgtcaTCCAAGCatggctcagagtcaagccgctgctCCTCCGCATTGAGAAGAGCCAGAGGAAGTGGCTCAGCCATCTGTTTAGGATGCCACCGGGACGCCTCCATGAAAAGGTGTTTCGGGTATGTCCCACTGATCAGAGTCCCCTGAAGATGACCCAGGACAAGCTGAAAAGTCTGTCtctcagctggcttgggaatgcCTCAGGATCACCAGCAAGAGCTGGAGTTGTTTGGGAGGGTGAAGTCTGA
- the LOC127597958 gene encoding uncharacterized protein LOC127597958 isoform X17: MENTNDQPLQSQMWLLNPLYCLRVRCNIHQMTKTIPNETTLRENCCNTAGPSNIHQMTKTIPNETTLQENCCGTAGPGNIHQMTKTIPNETTLQENCCDTAGPGNIHQMTKTIPNETTLQENCCDTAGPGNIHQMTKTTPKEATLLEPCCDTAGPSKIHQMTKTTPKEATLLEPCCDTAGPSKKKKKSSVIQAWLRVKPLLLRIEKSQRKWLSHLFRMPPGRLHEKVFRVCPTDQSPLKMTQDKLKSLSLSWLGNASGSPARAGVVWEGEV, translated from the exons ATGGAGAACACAA ATGACCAGCCTTTACAGTCACAGATGTGGCTCCTCAACCCTCTGTACTGCCTCAGAGTCAGAtgcaacatacaccag atgaccaagacaatacccaatgagactactttaagagaaaactgttgcaatactgctggtccaagcaacatacaccag atgaccaagacaatacccaatgagactactttacaagaaaactgttgcggtactgctggtccaggcaacatacaccag atgaccaagacaatacccaatgagactactttacaagaaaactgttgcgatactgctggtccaggcaacatacaccag atgaccaagacaatacccaatgagactactttacaagaaaactgttgcgatactgctggtccaggcaacattcaccag atgactaagacaacacccaaagaggcgactttacttgaaccctgttgtgatactgctggtccaagcaaaatacatcag atgaccaagacaacacccaaagaggcgactttacttgaaccctgttgtgatactgctggtccaagcaaaaaaaaaaaaaaaagctctgtcaTCCAAGCatggctcagagtcaagccgctgctCCTCCGCATTGAGAAGAGCCAGAGGAAGTGGCTCAGCCATCTGTTTAGGATGCCACCGGGACGCCTCCATGAAAAGGTGTTTCGGGTATGTCCCACTGATCAGAGTCCCCTGAAGATGACCCAGGACAAGCTGAAAAGTCTGTCtctcagctggcttgggaatgcCTCAGGATCACCAGCAAGAGCTGGAGTTGTTTGGGAGGGTGAAGTCTGA
- the LOC127597958 gene encoding uncharacterized protein LOC127597958 isoform X10 yields the protein MENTNDQPLQSQMWLLNPLYCLRVRCNIHQMTKTIPNETTLQENCCDTAGPGNIHQMTKTIPNETTLRENCCNTAGPSNIHQMTKTIPNETTLQENCCGTAGPGNIHQMTKTIPNETTLQENCCDTAGPGNIHQMTKTIPNETTLQENCCDTAGPGNIHQMTKTTPKEATLLEPCCDTAGPSKIHQMTKTTPKEATLLEPCCDTAGPSKKKKKSSVIQAWLRVKPLLLRIEKSQRKWLSHLFRMPPGRLHEKVFRVCPTDQSPLKMTQDKLKSLSLSWLGNASGSPARAGVVWEGEV from the exons ATGGAGAACACAA ATGACCAGCCTTTACAGTCACAGATGTGGCTCCTCAACCCTCTGTACTGCCTCAGAGTCAGAtgcaacatacaccag atgaccaagacaatacccaatgagactactttacaagaaaactgttgcgatactgctggtccaggcaacattcaccag atgaccaagacaatacccaatgagactactttaagagaaaactgttgcaatactgctggtccaagcaacatacaccag atgaccaagacaatacccaatgagactactttacaagaaaactgttgcggtactgctggtccaggcaacatacaccag atgaccaagacaatacccaatgagactactttacaagaaaactgttgcgatactgctggtccaggcaacatacaccag atgaccaagacaatacccaatgagactactttacaagaaaactgttgcgatactgctggtccaggcaacattcaccag atgactaagacaacacccaaagaggcgactttacttgaaccctgttgtgatactgctggtccaagcaaaatacatcag atgaccaagacaacacccaaagaggcgactttacttgaaccctgttgtgatactgctggtccaagcaaaaaaaaaaaaaaaagctctgtcaTCCAAGCatggctcagagtcaagccgctgctCCTCCGCATTGAGAAGAGCCAGAGGAAGTGGCTCAGCCATCTGTTTAGGATGCCACCGGGACGCCTCCATGAAAAGGTGTTTCGGGTATGTCCCACTGATCAGAGTCCCCTGAAGATGACCCAGGACAAGCTGAAAAGTCTGTCtctcagctggcttgggaatgcCTCAGGATCACCAGCAAGAGCTGGAGTTGTTTGGGAGGGTGAAGTCTGA
- the LOC127597958 gene encoding uncharacterized protein LOC127597958 isoform X18 — translation MENTNDQPLQSQMWLLNPLYCLRVRCNIHQMTKTIPNETTLRENCCDNAGPSNIHQMTKTIPNETTLQENCCGTAGPGNIHQMTKTIPNETTLQENCCDTAGPGNIHQMTKTIPNETTLQENCCDTAGPGNIHQMTKTTPKEATLLEPCCDTAGPSKIHQMTKTTPKEATLLEPCCDTAGPSKKKKKSSVIQAWLRVKPLLLRIEKSQRKWLSHLFRMPPGRLHEKVFRVCPTDQSPLKMTQDKLKSLSLSWLGNASGSPARAGVVWEGEV, via the exons ATGGAGAACACAA ATGACCAGCCTTTACAGTCACAGATGTGGCTCCTCAACCCTCTGTACTGCCTCAGAGTCAGAtgcaacatacaccag atgaccaagacaatacccaatgagactactttaagagaaaactgttgcgataatgctggtccaagcaacatacaccag atgaccaagacaatacccaatgagactactttacaagaaaactgttgcggtactgctggtccaggcaacatacaccag atgaccaagacaatacccaatgagactactttacaagaaaactgttgcgatactgctggtccaggcaacatacaccag atgaccaagacaatacccaatgagactactttacaagaaaactgttgcgatactgctggtccaggcaacattcaccag atgactaagacaacacccaaagaggcgactttacttgaaccctgttgtgatactgctggtccaagcaaaatacatcag atgaccaagacaacacccaaagaggcgactttacttgaaccctgttgtgatactgctggtccaagcaaaaaaaaaaaaaaaagctctgtcaTCCAAGCatggctcagagtcaagccgctgctCCTCCGCATTGAGAAGAGCCAGAGGAAGTGGCTCAGCCATCTGTTTAGGATGCCACCGGGACGCCTCCATGAAAAGGTGTTTCGGGTATGTCCCACTGATCAGAGTCCCCTGAAGATGACCCAGGACAAGCTGAAAAGTCTGTCtctcagctggcttgggaatgcCTCAGGATCACCAGCAAGAGCTGGAGTTGTTTGGGAGGGTGAAGTCTGA
- the LOC127597958 gene encoding uncharacterized protein LOC127597958 isoform X21, with amino-acid sequence MENTNDQPLQSQMWLLNPLYCLRVRCNIHQMTKTIPNETTLRENCCDTAGPSNIHQMTKTIPNETTLRENCCDNAGPSNIHQMTKTIPNETTLQENCCGTAGPGNIHQMTKTIPNETTLQENCCDTAGPGNIHQMTKTTPKEATLLEPCCDTAGPSKIHQMTKTTPKEATLLEPCCDTAGPSKKKKKSSVIQAWLRVKPLLLRIEKSQRKWLSHLFRMPPGRLHEKVFRVCPTDQSPLKMTQDKLKSLSLSWLGNASGSPARAGVVWEGEV; translated from the exons ATGGAGAACACAA ATGACCAGCCTTTACAGTCACAGATGTGGCTCCTCAACCCTCTGTACTGCCTCAGAGTCAGAtgcaacatacaccag atgaccaagacaatacccaatgagactactttaagagaaaactgttgcgatactgctggtccaagcaacatacaccag atgaccaagacaatacccaatgagactactttaagagaaaactgttgcgataatgctggtccaagcaacatacaccag atgaccaagacaatacccaatgagactactttacaagaaaactgttgcggtactgctggtccaggcaacatacaccag atgaccaagacaatacccaatgagactactttacaagaaaactgttgcgatactgctggtccaggcaacattcaccag atgactaagacaacacccaaagaggcgactttacttgaaccctgttgtgatactgctggtccaagcaaaatacatcag atgaccaagacaacacccaaagaggcgactttacttgaaccctgttgtgatactgctggtccaagcaaaaaaaaaaaaaaaagctctgtcaTCCAAGCatggctcagagtcaagccgctgctCCTCCGCATTGAGAAGAGCCAGAGGAAGTGGCTCAGCCATCTGTTTAGGATGCCACCGGGACGCCTCCATGAAAAGGTGTTTCGGGTATGTCCCACTGATCAGAGTCCCCTGAAGATGACCCAGGACAAGCTGAAAAGTCTGTCtctcagctggcttgggaatgcCTCAGGATCACCAGCAAGAGCTGGAGTTGTTTGGGAGGGTGAAGTCTGA
- the LOC127597958 gene encoding uncharacterized protein LOC127597958 isoform X14 — protein MENTNDQPLQSQMWLLNPLYCLRVRCNIHQMTKTIPNETTLRENCCDTAGPSNIHQMTKTIPNETTLRENCCDNAGPSNIHQMTKTIPNETTLQENCCDTAGPGNIHQMTKTIPNETTLRENCCNTAGPSNIHQMTKTIPNETTLQENCCGTAGPGNIHQMTKTIPNETTLQENCCDTAGPGNIHQMTKTTPKEATLLEPCCDTAGPSKKKKKSSVIQAWLRVKPLLLRIEKSQRKWLSHLFRMPPGRLHEKVFRVCPTDQSPLKMTQDKLKSLSLSWLGNASGSPARAGVVWEGEV, from the exons ATGGAGAACACAA ATGACCAGCCTTTACAGTCACAGATGTGGCTCCTCAACCCTCTGTACTGCCTCAGAGTCAGAtgcaacatacaccag atgaccaagacaatacccaatgagactactttaagagaaaactgttgcgatactgctggtccaagcaacatacaccag atgaccaagacaatacccaatgagactactttaagagaaaactgttgcgataatgctggtccaagcaacatacaccag atgaccaagacaatacccaatgagactactttacaagaaaactgttgcgatactgctggtccaggcaacattcaccag atgaccaagacaatacccaatgagactactttaagagaaaactgttgcaatactgctggtccaagcaacatacaccag atgaccaagacaatacccaatgagactactttacaagaaaactgttgcggtactgctggtccaggcaacatacaccag atgaccaagacaatacccaatgagactactttacaagaaaactgttgcgatactgctggtccaggcaacattcaccag atgaccaagacaacacccaaagaggcgactttacttgaaccctgttgtgatactgctggtccaagcaaaaaaaaaaaaaaaagctctgtcaTCCAAGCatggctcagagtcaagccgctgctCCTCCGCATTGAGAAGAGCCAGAGGAAGTGGCTCAGCCATCTGTTTAGGATGCCACCGGGACGCCTCCATGAAAAGGTGTTTCGGGTATGTCCCACTGATCAGAGTCCCCTGAAGATGACCCAGGACAAGCTGAAAAGTCTGTCtctcagctggcttgggaatgcCTCAGGATCACCAGCAAGAGCTGGAGTTGTTTGGGAGGGTGAAGTCTGA
- the LOC127597958 gene encoding uncharacterized protein LOC127597958 isoform X4 — MENTNDQPLQSQMWLLNPLYCLRVRCNIHQMTKTIPNETTLRENCCDTAGPSNIHQMTKTIPNETTLRENCCDNAGPSNIHQMTKTIPNETTLQENCCDTAGPGNIHQMTKTIPNETTLRENCCNTAGPSNIHQMTKTIPNETTLQENCCGTAGPGNIHQMTKTIPNETTLQENCCDTAGPGNIHQMTKTIPNETTLQENCCDTAGPGNIHQMTKTTPKEATLLEPCCDTAGPSKKKKKSSVIQAWLRVKPLLLRIEKSQRKWLSHLFRMPPGRLHEKVFRVCPTDQSPLKMTQDKLKSLSLSWLGNASGSPARAGVVWEGEV; from the exons ATGGAGAACACAA ATGACCAGCCTTTACAGTCACAGATGTGGCTCCTCAACCCTCTGTACTGCCTCAGAGTCAGAtgcaacatacaccag atgaccaagacaatacccaatgagactactttaagagaaaactgttgcgatactgctggtccaagcaacatacaccag atgaccaagacaatacccaatgagactactttaagagaaaactgttgcgataatgctggtccaagcaacatacaccag atgaccaagacaatacccaatgagactactttacaagaaaactgttgcgatactgctggtccaggcaacattcaccag atgaccaagacaatacccaatgagactactttaagagaaaactgttgcaatactgctggtccaagcaacatacaccag atgaccaagacaatacccaatgagactactttacaagaaaactgttgcggtactgctggtccaggcaacatacaccag atgaccaagacaatacccaatgagactactttacaagaaaactgttgcgatactgctggtccaggcaacatacaccag atgaccaagacaatacccaatgagactactttacaagaaaactgttgcgatactgctggtccaggcaacattcaccag atgaccaagacaacacccaaagaggcgactttacttgaaccctgttgtgatactgctggtccaagcaaaaaaaaaaaaaaaagctctgtcaTCCAAGCatggctcagagtcaagccgctgctCCTCCGCATTGAGAAGAGCCAGAGGAAGTGGCTCAGCCATCTGTTTAGGATGCCACCGGGACGCCTCCATGAAAAGGTGTTTCGGGTATGTCCCACTGATCAGAGTCCCCTGAAGATGACCCAGGACAAGCTGAAAAGTCTGTCtctcagctggcttgggaatgcCTCAGGATCACCAGCAAGAGCTGGAGTTGTTTGGGAGGGTGAAGTCTGA